From the genome of Salarias fasciatus chromosome 22, fSalaFa1.1, whole genome shotgun sequence:
TTCAGTGTGTCACCCTTAAACAGACTAGATAAACCAAGATAAGCGCTTCGCAGGAAAATTTGATCCACTTATTTCACCTCGTCATGATGAAAAGCACCCCAAACTGTTTTAAGCCAGGAGTTAAATCTGCATTTCTAAAGTACTCATGTCAGTATATACAGAACGCTCATGTTTTGACACTGCATTCACAAGTGCTTATCTTACTAATAACAGGATAATAGCCTGCTACAAAAACAGGTACTGCAACATTTACAATACCACTGAGTTACCAGTACAACCAGTTCTACTGTCAACTGTAAATCTCTCTTCCTGTAATTAACCCATTTATGGAAATAACACAATCACTGACAGAGTGAGGCCCCATTGATTTAACTCTCTTATAGGAGTGAGGCTTTCTTTCTACCTGCTCTGAATGCCATCTGCTGATGAACAGCTACAATAGAACACTAAACTAGACTActgcacacaaagaaaaacacgttGAATAAACCTCTAAATGTAATCATGGATTTGACTCCAGAAAAGATCTCATATCAAACTCGTAATTCAATGAGCACCAGAAGCCACACATCAACTCATGAGTTATTTTATTACACTACATGTGAGAACAAAgaaatatgtataaaaaaataaagaagatgaAGCTAAAACCATCATCCAATAACGACACTATCCTTCAAGTCCTTTTGTGTTTGAGTCCTGCACCGGCTGAGGGCAGACTCTTTACGTTTCTTGGCACAACAGAAAAGTGTAAAATGGATATATGTAAGACTGGTACACGATGGCACGCTGCTAATGCACACAGTTTATGCGTAAAGGCATAAGAATATGGTGAGATACAGTAATATTACTGTATGAGGACAATCACAAGACCACCCCACACCCAGAAAACTGTTAAGGCTCATGTCCTCTACCAGACTGGAAATGATAAAGTAACTAATCCGCTGGCAGTTTTTGGGAATATAGATGACGTCTcaggtaaacaaaaaaaaaaaaaaaaatcagcacctTCCATGAGTAACTGAACTATATCCCCTTCTTGTCGCCTTGACTTCCTGTTTGctagtgtgtgcatgtgaagcTGAGGGGGCTGAGCCTTTCAAGAGTTTCCCAGCATGGGCATCCCGCAGTCAGCTCCCGAGTCAGGGAAGGCCTCCAGGCGAGCCAGCCTGCTCTGCTCCAGGGCGATGGCCTCCGCCGAATGCTTGCATTTCTCTGATCCGCACTGACAGGTGAAATACTTGCTCTTTATGTCCCAAAACCGGTCTCCATAGTCGAACCTGCCAACAGGAAGGAGATGAGATGAGTCTTGACACAAACCACAGGTTCATCTCAATAATTTCAATATTTGATTTGAGCATAGGTGCATTGCATTCACAAAGTTATCTTTAGGATTATTGTGACTGAAGTGTCAAAGCGTGAAGCTGCTGATGGCCTCACCCCAGCTCCTGCCCGCTCAGGATGTCTCGGGAGCTGAAGAAGGCGATGCGGGGGAACCGCAGGTCCTGATGCAGCATGAACACGCGCACTGGGATGAGATTCGGGTCGCACAGGTGGTTGATGAAGCGGCTGATGTTGCCGTAGTAACGGGCGTCGATGCAGTACACCTCTCCGTCCTACAGAGAAAGCGAAAGAGCGTTCAGACGAACCGTGCGCGGCAGAGAGAGGTGAAGGCTGGAGGGCACTGAAATCACGAGCCGTCCTGGCTTCAGGTTGAGTGAGTGTGTTTTATTATCGTATCTCTTTTTCACCTTGTTGTCCAAGTCAAACAGGTAGGAGTCGTCTTCTCTAACATCTGCCTCCGCATCAGAGATCAGCTCTCCAACATACCTGCGGAGAAAAGGAAGGGAGGCGTTCGCTTCAAAGTGTTGACGCGAGCCGAACGTGTGGCGGCGGATGGGTTATTTTCTCACTCGCAGATGAAGCTCCCCTGAGGGATGTCCTGCAGAGCGCGGACTCCCCAGCCCATCTTCTCTGTCCTGTAGAGCTGCAGACGAACCCTGAGGGGGACACATGGGATGTAATGGCAAGTCAAAAACATCTCTGTCACTGCTTTTCTCTCCAAGTCTCTAacttcttctctgcagctcagatCATTTAGCTTCTGCACAATGAAGACACCGCAGAGCATAAATCAGTCAACAATGAAAGAAGATGTAGACGATATAACTAACGGAACTTAATatttcagaacaaaaacagagaaacacataGTGATAAACAAACAGTGATAAATTACAAAATGTCTGATTGCTGCAagaaaaaccaataaaaacaattgAGCGCTGCGTGTGTGACATTTGTAATGACTGATTACGTACTTGATGCCTGCCTGGACGACCCGGTTCTTGCACGATCGATAACAAGAACACGCCATGTTGCACTCGAATATTAGTGGAGGCTCAATTTTGTTGAATTCCTGAAGCAGCCGCTGATCctgaaatcacaaaaacaagatGAGGGTAACTTCGTCTCTCAGAGGTTCAGTTAATTCCGGTCTCTGGCTTCACTGATCCTGTGAAAGAAACGGGGTTTCTGAGTTTTACCTTGTCATACCAGCAGCGGATGCTGAGCTGTCCACACAGACAGTTACTGGAGGAGCAGTCGTCCGTGCAGCTGCAGTGCTGAAGACAAGAAGAACACAAGGAATATCTCAAATCgctctttttccccccaaaaaaagctttctttgtGTGAGAAGTGAAGTCACGTTGCGTTTACCTGTAAGTGTGTGATATTTCTGTCGATGTTCATCGCTGAAGTTTCACAGttctctgaaacgtatttgtaGTCGGAGGGACAGCCCTCGTCGTCCACGGCGTTCACGCAGGGAATTGGCACGTTCTCGTAACCCTGAGCAATGTCACTGAAACAACACGGCGTTTCAtcaggaagagaaaagaaagcgTTATACGTTTAATACAGCAAACAACTATTCAAGCAACCAGAGCAATTATATTGACCTCCATAGAGGCCCTGGTTATAAATGTTTTCGCTGCTCTTCGGCTTTCTGGCATTCGTGTAAGACAACAAACGCACCTGCAGATGATTCTCTCTGTCCGGAGCATGCGGTTGGTTATTCCCCTTCGCAGCTTCCTGTTGATCTGAAGTGACACCCACACCGGCGTGTCGGCCCGGGCCAGGGAGAGCGGCGTGTCTCCCTCCCTGTTCATGATGTCTATGTCTGCACCTCTGGACAAAAAcagcctgcagagagaaagacagcgGGGCTCAAGGCGTGCTGACACTCATCGGGATGTGTCGTGGTCTGGCTGTGACTGCAGCTGAAGAGAACGGAAGTTACGCTTGTAATTAGAAGAGGATGCAATAAATGGAGGGTAAACCGATTTTAATAAGCAACACTGTGATTTAAAGCCAACCTGCTTGATGCACAGAAAAGGaaaggcttttattttcaggcttttccCGCCGTGTATATTTGAGTGTTTTGAGTCGATTGGGGCTGCAGGTGACTGGTGCTGGATTATTTTTTGTATTGGGGCCataaaaacagaagacaaaTAAGGACTGGTCATAAAGCTGGGAATAGAGAAATATCATCACTTCCTCAAATACAGCGGTGGAGCGACATCATGATATGAATTTAATGGGGCTGCCGTGTCCGACGTCGACTCACGTGACGCACTCCAGGTAGCCCTCCCTGGCGGCGATGTGCAGCGGCGTGTCTCCGTGTACGTTGACCGAGGCGAGGGAGCAGCCGGCGTTCAGCACCAGCTCGGCGATGTCCACATTACCGGCGTACGCCGCCCAGTGGAGACACACGTTCAGCTCCTGACGGGGACAAAGAAATGACGCTCAGAAAACTGTGAGCAACCTGCTGCTTTGAATCAATGATCATTAGTGACaagaaaatattaatttgaCAGTTGAGAAATTAACATTAAGCTGCGACACTAAAAATGGCTCATCTATTACATTTAActgaataaatcaaaaacaaagatttttgtgttttcaacacttgcaagataattaaaaaaaaaaaaaaaaaaaacggcaaaGACTTGAATGTCTCAGCTCATGTGTAATGAATCAAATGGACATTAGCTTATTGACCCCGTGGTTCTTCACTGACCTTGTCGTTGATTGTGACATCGGCTCCTCGGTTCAGCAGCGATTTGATCACGTCTACGTGTTTATGCTCCGCGGCCCAGATGATCGGCGTCCAGCCACCGCTGTCCTGTAACGCAGCGAAAGAAAGACTTCAAATTCAAGTTCACCGTCAGCTACGTCcttccacagacacacaggatGATCGATCACTGAACCAGCTGGAGGTCTTCATTCACATCCCAACGAAGCATTTTCATCTCTTTACACACaataatgcaaaataaaaacatgaggtttttatttgttgttcttCATCTAAAGCACTTATGAAagtgaaaatatgttttcatttttttgttgtgttggttGAAAGCGAATTTAACATTCTGTGTAAAAAAATGTCCTGCTCTTTTCTTCCTGTATCCTGGTGTCAAACGTCTAATCACTAAAAGGTGTTGTTCACTCTGCATCCTCTCACATCAGCAGCATCACGTTTCTGCTCCGAAAACCagacagcgccatctgctgtTTGTATcgcaatactttttttttttttttttttcattcatcgaTTTCATTCCTCACACGTTTGTATTGTTTTTAACCCTTATATGAGCCTTTACTGTCACTCTGTTGTGATTAGCTTCATCTCTCTGGGACCATCAGTTTGTACAACGATGGCTGAACTGCTAGTCGAAACCAAGGGAAAAAAATCTCCAGGTAGCAGCTGGAGAAATGTCACCTCCTCCTTTACCTGCGCGTTGACGTCAACCTGACCCGTCTCCAGCAGCATGTTGACGGTTTCCAGGTTCCCGAGTTTGGCTGCATGGTGGAGGCCCGTGTAtccatcctcctcctgaccAACGACAGCAGCATTAACACCGACTAGTCCACTTCGCACTGTGGAAGAGGTCGCGTCTCAGTTCTGGAGCTGAAAGACATTTACCGTGTGATAGACGCAGGCGCCGTTCTGGATCAGGTAGCGAGCCACCTCGATGTGATTATTGATGATGGCTTCCAGCAGGGGAGTCCTCATGTCCTTGTCCTGGGCGTCGACCTGAGCACCGGCCTGCCGGACAGGAGACCAGTTTCTCCATCAGGTGAGTGAAAAAACATCGTTCTGGTAACTTTGgcactaaaaaaaaactcttcccTCGCGGGCTTATTTCTGAAGTTTATGAGAAGTTGACACAATTCTGAATAAAAATGATTGTGAAGTAACCGTTCCAATCCTGCTTCAATCAAGcttctgaagtgtttttgtcTGATAATGTTTAATTAAAGGTAACTTCATTACCACAGTAATCCATTCTCTATAAACTAAATGTATAATTTAATCCGATAGAAGTGAAGATTTGAGATGCTGAccttggtaaaaaaaaaaacaaacaaaaaaaaaaaaagactttcaatTCCACATCAATCCAGGGACAGAAGGAGGATTTTTAGATGAGGAATTCAGGGAAAATTTATACACAgatgttcattttaaataacattacaataaaattaatTCTGTCTAAGTTGATCTGGAAAAGAAGTAATCGTAAATCATAAAAGTATAACTTTtgattttttcttaatttacaGGAATGTGTTTAAGTGAaattaactttattttattgtttataCAACTGACAACCTTTTGTTCCAATAAGTTTCTCTTCTTGAAAACTGTCataaagtggaaaataaaaCGCGTCTCTTGATAGCAACAGCGTAGCTGCACACCCAGTGCAATCACCTTTTTCCGCTGTGGGTTAACCATTTTTCCTGGCTCAGCAACTAACAGTAAAGACGAGTCAATGATTTTATTTAAAAcgtttattctttatttgcagtACGTCATCACATTTCTACTCCTAAGTTACTAACAGTCATGAACCCAATGAGCTGCACCTTTTTACAGGCGCCTCTCTTGGTCAAGACTAAACCGGATGTCACTGTGGTAATAATCCAACTTGctcgtctgtccatacgaatgttcATGATTATATAGTGCATTGTTCTctaatgtgtgcgtgtgtgtttcaaaaaacaaccagcagcgccTACTAGTGGCTCAACATGCTAACTCcttggttttcagtgtttctgctatttccatgtaaacgggcgtcatttcaaaactttattttgaaaatgcaaaaaccacGTGTTTTCAGTGTGCGTGAAAGTCTCACCTGCACCAGCATGTAGCAGACTTCCAGCAGACCTCTCTGAGCCGCAGCGTGAAGAGCCGACCGCCTGTTCTGGGAGTCGGGCTGGTACGTGGGATCGATGCCCTCCACTGtgacacacacgcaaacacacacactccagaatCTGTTTACATGGATTCTCTGCTTTTAAGCCATGACAGGAAAATCAGATCCACTGCAGCCAAGACTCCTCATTAAAAGGTGCTTCTGTAAAGACTCGCGGTTCAAAGATTCTTTGGCACTCACTGAGCATGAGCAGCACTCGCTGCACCTCTCCTTGCTTTGCAGCCGGGTAAAGCTGGCGAGGGTGGAACCtcagcttcttcctcctgaaaAGGAAAGAGCAATGACCACATATGATCAGAAGTAGATCATGTTTTCCAAAGGTATGTGATTTAATTAAGCACAGAAATTTTTCAGAAAGGCAGATGGACATCGTTTTGCTGCCTGGATTTGCTTCAATTTGTCATTTAGCTGTTCACTGGCAGGACGTCTTGTCTCGTGAGGCTCTTTGACATTAAATAATGCACTTCTGAGACTTTAATCCCACCAGAGTGACCATATAATGAGGCCAGAAGTGGAAAAGAAAGCACAGTTCTTACCtgataataaaaacagataCTCATGTAAATGACAACCTGGCTGTCCAGCTGAGCCAACAAAAAGTATTTTGATTCTCCAACTCTGGCCATCTCAGCATTTCGTAACTTTCTCTACCTGCTGTATGAATAAATTATAATTCCATGAAGTGATCTGCCTGTCGGTGCCCCACCTCTCGGTGTCCTGTGTGAGGATGGCTTTCTGCAGCGCCGCTCTGCTGGGCCCGGGCGGGAGCGCACTGGCGCTGACGGGCTTCCCGTTGGGCATGCAGAGAGACGGACCCACGCTGTCCACTCCCTCTTCCGTGGGGGGGGCGGCGGTTGGGGTGGCCGCCGAAGCCaccggctgctgaggctgctgctgctgctccagcgcCACCAAACCCTGGCTGCGCATCCGAGCGCTGGAGCCGCCAAGAAAAGCTCAAATCAAACCATTTCATACTGAACATATTCATCTGAAAGGTGCTGCTGACCCAGCAGCTTTAAGAAGACATGATTTTAAGGTTCAGCCTCTAGTGCTTGGTAATTAAACGGCATTGAGGTTCCCTTATAGAGGAAATGTTTCGTCCCAGTAGATCTGTGGATCTCTTCTT
Proteins encoded in this window:
- the ehmt2 gene encoding histone-lysine N-methyltransferase EHMT2 isoform X1, which gives rise to MSASEATTKNKVKDESDTPAECIAGPSQLKDGNAASTMSPAVASRSESIGIMSSALSSQQPRKDESRAEDGGQKCPSASSSPNKPAAGHAAKSLSSTSFSSLIALPSTSSTLSPGRAKMSVSGPGSSKSVLPPVPSSSTSSSATASPSPSVSPAPPKIHRARKTMNRPPIGQLSHVEAPAGSVTPSGSTISLSSDSETAAKRRKLGHLLNSSPEKPENSLDNITVDEQLFCRKAESLTERMTVKHNFVKKSEEEAVEKIHTLKKLENGGEVRRRAKDTEGSVNMSDHSSESETQRAVQRRKESDESDQDKDRNTAGVVELVGGRTVDYTEVPLGALDIAAADSLTLSPHGEGSDAGDTERLEELPLCSCRMEAPRVDSSGIRVSRQCMATESINGELRACTNRTVKGETMRPSSRVPLMVLCEVHRSHMVKHHCCPGCGYFCLAGTFLECCPDQRIAHRFHRGCVTVLGGGRSRANGGGMLFCPHCGEDASEAQEVTIPSFSSATAAATTVVTMSASSTTTPSLPPSAPTALSLTASTGAAKDGTMPERPVSARMRSQGLVALEQQQQPQQPVASAATPTAAPPTEEGVDSVGPSLCMPNGKPVSASALPPGPSRAALQKAILTQDTERRKKLRFHPRQLYPAAKQGEVQRVLLMLMEGIDPTYQPDSQNRRSALHAAAQRGLLEVCYMLVQAGAQVDAQDKDMRTPLLEAIINNHIEVARYLIQNGACVYHTEEDGYTGLHHAAKLGNLETVNMLLETGQVDVNAQDSGGWTPIIWAAEHKHVDVIKSLLNRGADVTINDKELNVCLHWAAYAGNVDIAELVLNAGCSLASVNVHGDTPLHIAAREGYLECVTLFLSRGADIDIMNREGDTPLSLARADTPVWVSLQINRKLRRGITNRMLRTERIICSDIAQGYENVPIPCVNAVDDEGCPSDYKYVSENCETSAMNIDRNITHLQHCSCTDDCSSSNCLCGQLSIRCWYDKDQRLLQEFNKIEPPLIFECNMACSCYRSCKNRVVQAGIKVRLQLYRTEKMGWGVRALQDIPQGSFICEYVGELISDAEADVREDDSYLFDLDNKDGEVYCIDARYYGNISRFINHLCDPNLIPVRVFMLHQDLRFPRIAFFSSRDILSGQELGFDYGDRFWDIKSKYFTCQCGSEKCKHSAEAIALEQSRLARLEAFPDSGADCGMPMLGNS
- the ehmt2 gene encoding histone-lysine N-methyltransferase EHMT2 isoform X2, with amino-acid sequence MSASEATTKNKVKDESDTPAECIAGPSQLKDASTMSPAVASRSESIGIMSSALSSQQPRKDESRAEDGGQKCPSASSSPNKPAAGHAAKSLSSTSFSSLIALPSTSSTLSPGRAKMSVSGPGSSKSVLPPVPSSSTSSSATASPSPSVSPAPPKIHRARKTMNRPPIGQLSHVEAPAGSVTPSGSTISLSSDSETAAKRRKLGHLLNSSPEKPENSLDNITVDEQLFCRKAESLTERMTVKHNFVKKSEEEAVEKIHTLKKLENGGEVRRRAKDTEGSVNMSDHSSESETQRAVQRRKESDESDQDKDRNTAGVVELVGGRTVDYTEVPLGALDIAAADSLTLSPHGEGSDAGDTERLEELPLCSCRMEAPRVDSSGIRVSRQCMATESINGELRACTNRTVKGETMRPSSRVPLMVLCEVHRSHMVKHHCCPGCGYFCLAGTFLECCPDQRIAHRFHRGCVTVLGGGRSRANGGGMLFCPHCGEDASEAQEVTIPSFSSATAAATTVVTMSASSTTTPSLPPSAPTALSLTASTGAAKDGTMPERPVSARMRSQGLVALEQQQQPQQPVASAATPTAAPPTEEGVDSVGPSLCMPNGKPVSASALPPGPSRAALQKAILTQDTERRKKLRFHPRQLYPAAKQGEVQRVLLMLMEGIDPTYQPDSQNRRSALHAAAQRGLLEVCYMLVQAGAQVDAQDKDMRTPLLEAIINNHIEVARYLIQNGACVYHTEEDGYTGLHHAAKLGNLETVNMLLETGQVDVNAQDSGGWTPIIWAAEHKHVDVIKSLLNRGADVTINDKELNVCLHWAAYAGNVDIAELVLNAGCSLASVNVHGDTPLHIAAREGYLECVTLFLSRGADIDIMNREGDTPLSLARADTPVWVSLQINRKLRRGITNRMLRTERIICSDIAQGYENVPIPCVNAVDDEGCPSDYKYVSENCETSAMNIDRNITHLQHCSCTDDCSSSNCLCGQLSIRCWYDKDQRLLQEFNKIEPPLIFECNMACSCYRSCKNRVVQAGIKVRLQLYRTEKMGWGVRALQDIPQGSFICEYVGELISDAEADVREDDSYLFDLDNKDGEVYCIDARYYGNISRFINHLCDPNLIPVRVFMLHQDLRFPRIAFFSSRDILSGQELGFDYGDRFWDIKSKYFTCQCGSEKCKHSAEAIALEQSRLARLEAFPDSGADCGMPMLGNS